One window from the genome of Oceanisphaera sp. IT1-181 encodes:
- the dapB gene encoding 4-hydroxy-tetrahydrodipicolinate reductase: MTNPVRIAVAGCNGRMGKVLIESVSQTAGVVLTAAIEHAGSSVLGADAGELANVGRLGVMVSADLAAVIDNVDVIIDFTRPEVTLANIALAQQHGKRLVIGTTGFDDAEKAQIQAAINDTAIVMASNFSVGVNLVFKLLEQAAKVMGDYTDIEIIEAHHRHKVDAPSGTALSMGEVIANTLGRDLKSCAVYGREGITGERDPNTIGFATVRAGDIVGEHTVMFADIGERVEITHKASNRLTFANGAVRAAAWIAEQKPGLYDMQDVLNLK, translated from the coding sequence ATGACAAATCCGGTTCGCATTGCCGTAGCTGGTTGTAATGGACGTATGGGCAAGGTGTTGATTGAGTCAGTAAGCCAAACGGCGGGCGTGGTGCTAACCGCCGCCATTGAGCATGCGGGCTCGTCGGTATTGGGCGCCGATGCGGGTGAATTGGCGAACGTCGGTCGTTTAGGGGTCATGGTCAGTGCTGATCTTGCGGCTGTCATTGATAACGTGGATGTGATCATCGACTTCACGCGCCCCGAGGTGACCTTAGCGAACATTGCGCTTGCCCAACAGCACGGAAAGCGACTGGTTATTGGCACCACTGGCTTTGATGACGCGGAGAAAGCCCAAATTCAAGCGGCCATTAATGATACCGCCATCGTCATGGCCTCAAACTTCAGCGTGGGCGTGAACTTGGTGTTCAAGCTGCTGGAACAAGCCGCCAAGGTAATGGGTGATTATACGGATATTGAAATCATCGAAGCCCATCATCGCCATAAAGTCGACGCGCCTTCAGGCACGGCCTTAAGCATGGGCGAAGTGATTGCCAACACCTTGGGCCGAGACTTGAAAAGCTGCGCCGTTTACGGCCGTGAGGGCATTACCGGTGAGCGTGATCCCAATACCATTGGCTTTGCTACCGTGCGCGCCGGCGATATTGTGGGCGAGCACACAGTGATGTTTGCCGATATTGGCGAGCGGGTAGAGATCACGCACAAGGCATCTAATCGCCTGACTTTTGCTAACGGTGCCGTACGCGCTGCAGCTTGGATTGCCGAGCAAAAGCCTGGTTTGTACGATATGCAGGATGTGCTGAATCTAAAATAA
- the carA gene encoding glutamine-hydrolyzing carbamoyl-phosphate synthase small subunit — translation MTHTALLVLEDGAVFYGTAIGADGCSVGEMVFNTSMTGYQEILTDPSYSRQIVTLTYPHIGNTGTNAEDEESDRVHAQGLIIRDLPLMASNFRSQDSLSNYLKAHNIVGIADIDTRKLTRILREKGAQAGCIVAGSDLDEAKALAAAKAFPGLKGMDLAKVVTTQISYPWLQGSWRLGEGFNEPNVADLPYHVVAYDYGVKRNILRMLVDRGCRVTVVPAQTSAADVLALQPDGIFLSNGPGDPEPCDYAISAIKTLLDSNIPLFGICLGHQLLGLASGAQTIKMKFGHHGANHPVKDLTQNRVMITSQNHGFAVDEASLPTNVQVTHRSLFDGTVQGFKRTDKPAFSFQGHPEASPGPNEAASLFDDFIDLIKQHRV, via the coding sequence TTGACACACACAGCGTTGCTCGTACTCGAAGACGGTGCAGTCTTTTATGGTACAGCCATAGGTGCCGACGGTTGTTCAGTTGGTGAAATGGTATTTAATACGTCTATGACGGGATATCAAGAAATACTCACAGACCCGTCTTATTCCCGCCAAATAGTGACTCTTACTTATCCTCATATCGGCAATACCGGCACCAATGCTGAAGACGAAGAATCCGATCGAGTGCATGCTCAAGGTTTGATTATTCGTGACCTCCCGCTTATGGCTTCTAACTTTCGCAGCCAAGACTCCCTGTCTAATTACCTTAAAGCCCACAACATAGTGGGCATTGCCGATATCGATACCCGTAAACTCACCCGTATCTTGCGTGAAAAAGGCGCTCAAGCGGGCTGCATTGTGGCCGGTAGCGATTTAGATGAAGCGAAAGCTTTGGCAGCAGCCAAGGCATTTCCTGGTCTAAAAGGCATGGACTTAGCTAAAGTCGTGACCACCCAAATCTCTTACCCATGGCTGCAGGGCAGCTGGCGCCTAGGCGAGGGCTTTAATGAACCTAATGTGGCTGACTTACCCTACCACGTGGTGGCCTATGACTATGGCGTGAAGCGCAATATCTTACGCATGTTGGTGGACCGCGGGTGTCGGGTCACTGTCGTGCCAGCCCAAACCTCGGCCGCCGACGTATTAGCGCTGCAGCCTGATGGCATTTTCTTGTCTAATGGCCCCGGTGACCCAGAGCCGTGCGACTACGCCATTAGCGCCATTAAAACCTTACTCGACAGCAATATCCCGCTGTTTGGTATTTGCTTAGGCCATCAGTTACTGGGCTTGGCCAGTGGTGCTCAAACCATAAAAATGAAGTTTGGCCATCACGGTGCTAATCATCCGGTGAAAGACCTCACACAAAATCGGGTGATGATCACCAGCCAAAACCACGGTTTTGCGGTGGACGAAGCCAGCTTACCGACTAACGTGCAAGTGACACATCGCTCATTATTTGATGGCACAGTGCAGGGTTTTAAGCGCACCGACAAACCGGCGTTCAGCTTTCAAGGACACCCGGAAGCCAGCCCTGGGCCTAATGAGGCCGCCAGCTTGTTCGACGATTTTATCGATTTGATTAAACAGCACCGCGTGTAG